A single genomic interval of Panthera tigris isolate Pti1 chromosome E3, P.tigris_Pti1_mat1.1, whole genome shotgun sequence harbors:
- the STAG3 gene encoding cohesin subunit SA-3 isoform X7 codes for MPTLRSSSSPSSVSSPLRRASGGRQRVLSASSSSSVNMPCGDRDSDQTAEGDSDSLSADEGSDFEDSLRHSVKKRAAKRPLRTTPVAKHPKKGSRMVRGHGQKDSEPPTSDLFDAVKAAKSDMQSLVDEWLDTYKQDQDAGFLELVNFFIRSCGCKGNVTSEMFKKMSNSEIIRHLTEQFNEDSGEYPLTAPGPSWKKFQGSFCEFVKTLVYQCQYSLLYDGFPMDNLISLLTGLSDSQVRAFRHTSTLAAMKLMTSLVRVALQLSLHKDNNQRQYEAERNKGPGQRAPERLESLLEKRKELQEHQEEIEGMMNALFRGVFVHRYRDILPEIRAICIEEIGSWMQSYSTSFLTDSYLKYIGWTLHDKHREVRLKCLKALKGLYGSRDLTARLELFTSRFKDRMVSMVMDREYDVAVEAVKLLTLILKNMEGVLTDADCEGIYPVVYASNRALASAAGEFLYWKLFYPECETKMVSGRERRRSPRAQRTFFHLLLSFFVESELHNHAAYLVDSLWDCAGSQLKDWESLTSLLLEKDQNLDDVQESTLIEILVSSVRQASEGHPPVGRITGRKFSADAEKVAPLLQLLNYFDLNIYCTRRLEKHLELFLQQLQEVVVKHAEPTVLEAGAHALYLLCNPEFTFFGRVDFARSQLVDLLSDRFQQELEELLQSSFLDEDEVYSLAATLKRLSAFYNAHDLTRWELYEPCFRLLRKAVDTGEVPHQVMLPALTLVYFSILWTLTHLSGSGASQPLSPQKQLLSLKDRMVAFCELCQSCLSDVASEIQEQAFVLLSDLLLIFSPQMIVGGRDFLRPLVFFPEATLQSELASFLMDHVFIQPGELGSGHSQEDHLQIEQLHQRRRLLAGFCKLLLYGVLEMDAASDVFKHYNKFYGDYGDIIKETLTRARQIDRSHCSRILLLSLKQLYTELLQEQGPQGLNELPAFSEMRDLARRFALSFGPQQLQNRDLVVTLHKEGIKFSLSESPPTGSSGQPPNLAFLELLAEFSPRLFHQDKQLLLSYLEKCLQRVSQAPDCPWGPVTTYCHSLSPGENTVEANPQGYPRSKKRRTEGPSRQQREDISSSQEESLQLNSIPPTPTLTSTAIKRRQPLGGLEEMEEGSPEPELVQSSQPLSGNQRSRLSSPQHFRTLLNRSGPGLGNRLTRLSLMEEDEEEIQSELSEEWQDTDKHSSSSEHGLDLLDSTEMNLEDL; via the exons ATGCCTACGCTGcggtcctcctcctccccaagcaGTGTGTCCTCCCCACTGCGGAGAGCGTCGGGAGGCAGACAAAGGGTCTTGTCTGCATCTTCTAGTTCGTCTGTCAATATGCCCTGTGGTGACAGGGACTCGGACCAGACTGCAGAGGG GGATAGTGATTCTTTGTCAGCTGATGAAGGCAGTGACTTTGAAGACAGCCTGAGACACAGTGTGAAGAAGAGAGCAGCAAAACGACCACTCAGGACAACCCCA GTGGCCAAACATCCAAAGAAGGGGTCCCGAATGGTACGTGGTCATGGCCAGAAAGACTCAGAACCACCAACCAGTGATCTTTTTGATGCTGTGAAAGCTGCCAAAAGTGACATGCAG tctttgGTGGATGAGTGGCTGGATACCTACAAGCAAGACCAGGATGCAGGATTCCTGGAACTCGTTAACTTTTTCATCCGATCTTGTGGATGTAAAG GCAATGTAACCTCCGAGATGTTCAAGAAGATGTCCAACTCAGAGATCATCCGGCACCTAACAGAACAGTTTAATGAG GATTCAGGAGAGTATCCCCTGACAGCACCGGGTCCATCCTGGAAGAAGTTCCAGGGCAGTTTCTGTGAATTTGTGAAAACATTGGTCTATCAGTGCCAGTATAGCCTCCTCTATGACGGCTTCCCTATGGACAACCTCATCTCCCTGCTCACTGGCCTCTCAGACTCCCAAGTCCGTGCCTTCCGTCACACTAGCACCCTGGCTG CCATGAAGCTAATGACCTCCCTGGTAAGAGTTGCCCTCCAACTGAGTCTGCACAAAGACAATAATCAGCGGCAGTATGAGGCTGAACGAAATAAGGGACCAGGACAGAGAGCTCCTGAGCGACTGGAGAGCCTGTTGGAGAAACGCAAAGAG CTCCAAGAACATCAAGAGGAGATTGAGGGGATGATGAATGCGCTCTTCAGGGGGGTCTTTGTGCATCGGTACAG GGACATCCTTCCTGAGATCCGTGCTATCTGCATTGAAGAGATTGGGTCTTGGATGCAAAGCTACAGCACATCTTTCCTCACTGACAGCTATTTGAAATATATTGGCTGGACCTTGCATGATAAG CATCGCGAAGTCCGTCTGAAGTGTCTCAAGGCTCTAAAAGGGCTGTATGGCAGCCGGGATTTGACTGCCCGTCTGGAGCTCTTTACCAGCCGCTTTAAG GACCGGATGGTTTCCATGGTCATGGACCGAGAGTATGATGTGGCGGTGGAAGCTGTCAAGTTACTAACACTCATCCTTAA GAACATGGAAGGGGTGCTGACAGATGCAGACTGTGAGGGCATCTACCCAGTTGTATATGCCTCTAACCGAGCCCTGGCCTCTGCTGCAGGGGAGTTTCTCTACTGGAA GCTCTTCTACCCTGAGTGTGAGACTAAAATGGTCAGTGGGAGAGAGCGACGCAGAAGTCCACGTGCCCAGAGAACTTTCTTCCACCTTCTGCTGTCCTTCTTTGTGGAAAGTGAG CTCCATAACCATGCTGCTTATTTAGTAGACAGCCTGTGGGACTGTGCAGGGTCTCAGCTGAAGGACTGGGAGAGTCTGACAAGCCTGTTGCTGGAGAAGGACCAGA ACTTGGACGATGTGCAGGAGAGCACATTGATTGAGATCTTGGTGTCCAGTGTTCGGCAAGCTTCTGAAGGTCACCCACCTGTGGGGCGGATCACTGGGAGGAAG TTCTCAGCTGATGCGGAGAAGGTTGCTCCCTTGCTCCAGCTTCTTAACTACTTTGACCTCAACATCTACTGCACGAGGCGCTTGGAGAAG CACCTGGAGCTGTTCTTGCAGCAGCTCCAGGAGGTGGTGGTGAAGCACGCGGAACCCACGGTGCTTGAGGCAGGTGCTCATGCCCTCTATCTGCTCTGTAATCCTGAGTTCACGTTCTTCGGCCGGGTAGACTTTGCCCGCAGCCAGCTGGTGGATCTGCTGAGCGACCGCTTCCAGCAAGAACTTGAAGAGCTGCTGCAG tcGTCCTTCCTAGATGAGGATGAGGTGTACAGCCTGGCGGCCACTCTGAAGCGCCTGTCTGCCTTCTACAA TGCTCACGACCTGACTCGCTGGGAGCTCTATGAGCCATGCTTCCGACTCCTCCGGAAGGCTGTGGACACAGGAGAAGTTCCTCACCAG GTGATGCTGCCAGCCTTGACTCTTGTCTATTTTTCCATTCTGTGGACACTAACCCACCTTTCTGGATCAGGTGCTTCCCAG CCACTGTCTCCACAGAAGCAGCTGTTGAGTTTGAAGGACAGGATGGTGGCATTCTGCGAACTCTGCCAGAGCTGCCTCTCAGATGTGGCTTCTGAGATCCAGGAGCAG GCTTTTGTCTTATTAAGTGATCTACTTCTCATCTTCAGCCCTCAGATGATTGTAGGGGGTCGCGATTTTCTTAGACCCCTTGTCTTTTTTCCTGAAGCCACGCTCCAGTCTGAACTAGCCAGCTTCCTCATGGACCATGTCTTCATCCAGCCTGGAGAACTGGGCAGTG GTCATTCCCAGGAGGATCATTTACAGATAGAGCAGCTGCACCAGCGGCGCCGCCTCCTGGCTGGGTTCTGCAAGCTGCTGCTTTATGGGGTGCTGGAGATGGATGCAGCCTCAGATGTTTTCAAACACTACAACAAG TTCTACGGTGACTATGGTGACATTATCAAGGAAACATTAACTAGAGCAAGGCAGATTGACCGAAGTCATTGTTCCCGAATCCTGCTGCTGAGCCTCAAGCAG TTGTACACAGAACTGCTGCAAGAACAGGGGCCCCAGGGCCTGAATGAGCTTCCTGCCTTCAGTGAGATGAGGGACCTGGCCCGAAGGTTTGCCTTGAGCTTTGGGCCCCAGCAGCTACAGAACCGTGACCTTGTGGTCACGCTACACAA GGAAGGCATCAAATTCTCCTTGTCTGAGTCTCCTCCAACTGGTTCCTCCGGTCAGCCCCCAAACCTAGCATTCCTGGAGCTCCTTGCCGAGTTTTCCCCCCGACTCTTCCATCAGGACAAGCAGCTGCT ACTGTCCTACCTGGAAAAGTGTCTGCAGCGTGTCTCCCAGGCACCTGATTGTCCCTGGGGTCCAGTCACCACCTACTGCCACTCCCTCAGCCCTGGAGAGAACACAGTGGAGGCCAACCCTCAGGGCTATCCCCGCTCTAAGAAGAGGCGCACTGAAG GCCCCTCCAGGCAGCAGAGAGAGGATATCTCTTCATCCCAGGAGGAAAGCCTCCAGCTGAACAGCatcccacccacacccaccctcaCCTCTACAGCCATCAAGAGGAGGCAGCCTCTGGGGGGGTTGGAAGAGATGGAAGAAGGCAGCCCAGAACCGGAGCTTGTCCAAAG CAGCCAGCCCCTTTCAGGCAACCAGAGGTCAAGATTGTCGAGTCCACAGCATTTCCGGACTCTACTCAACCGTTCCGGTCCTGGTCTGGGCAACCGGCTGACCAG ACTCAGCCTTATggaagaggatgaagaagagaTCCAGAGTGAGCTAAGTGAAGAATGGCAAGATACAGACAAG CACTCTTCCTCTAGTGAGCACGGGCTGGATCTCTTAGATTCCACAGAGATGAACCTTGAG GATCTCTGA